A genomic segment from Myxococcota bacterium encodes:
- a CDS encoding inositol-3-phosphate synthase, with protein MSQRVRVAIAGVGNCASSLVQGIAYYRERDAAAHAGLMHPDIGGFGPADVEVVAAFDVDRRKVGRPLEDAVFARPNCTRVFQPTLEKSGVDVQMGPVLDGVADHMAAYPDDDAIRPADTAPVDVAEALRQARADVLLCYLPVGSERAVRHYAQACLDAGVAMVNCVPVFLASDPVWAERFRAAGLPIVGDDIKSQVGATIVHRALARLFADRGVALDRTYQLNTGGNTDFLNMLERSRLASKKRSKTESVQSQLDARLDAHDIHIGPSDYVPWQGDNKVAFIRLEGRGFGDVPLELELRLSVQDSPNSAGVVIDALRCAKLALDRGVAGPLEAPSAWYMKSPPRQMRDEEARRALEEFVAAPGAPARNPRGA; from the coding sequence GTGAGCCAACGAGTCCGCGTCGCCATCGCCGGCGTCGGGAACTGCGCGAGCTCGCTCGTCCAGGGCATCGCCTACTACCGCGAGCGCGACGCGGCCGCGCACGCGGGACTCATGCACCCCGACATCGGCGGCTTCGGGCCCGCCGACGTCGAGGTGGTCGCGGCGTTCGACGTCGATCGCCGCAAGGTCGGCCGCCCGCTCGAGGACGCCGTCTTCGCGCGGCCGAACTGCACGCGCGTGTTCCAGCCGACGCTCGAGAAGAGCGGCGTCGACGTGCAGATGGGGCCCGTGCTCGACGGCGTGGCCGACCACATGGCGGCCTACCCGGACGACGACGCCATCCGGCCCGCCGACACGGCGCCCGTCGACGTCGCCGAGGCGCTGCGGCAGGCGCGCGCGGACGTGCTCCTCTGCTACCTGCCCGTCGGGTCGGAGCGCGCGGTGCGCCACTACGCGCAGGCCTGCCTCGACGCGGGCGTCGCGATGGTGAACTGCGTGCCCGTCTTCCTCGCGTCCGACCCCGTCTGGGCGGAGCGCTTCCGCGCGGCCGGCCTCCCGATCGTCGGCGACGACATCAAGAGCCAGGTGGGCGCCACGATCGTGCACCGCGCGCTCGCGCGGCTCTTCGCCGACCGCGGCGTCGCGCTCGACCGCACCTACCAGCTGAACACCGGTGGCAACACGGACTTCCTGAACATGCTCGAGCGCAGCCGGCTCGCCTCCAAGAAGCGCTCGAAGACCGAATCGGTGCAGAGCCAGCTCGACGCGCGCCTCGACGCGCACGACATCCACATCGGCCCGTCGGACTACGTGCCCTGGCAGGGCGACAACAAGGTCGCGTTCATCCGGCTCGAGGGACGCGGCTTCGGCGACGTGCCGCTCGAGCTCGAGCTGCGACTGTCGGTGCAGGACTCGCCGAACAGCGCGGGCGTCGTGATCGACGCGCTCCGCTGCGCGAAGCTGGCCCTCGACCGCGGTGTCGCCGGGCCGCTCGAGGCGCCGAGCGCGTGGTACATGAAGAGCCCGCCTCGCCAGATGCGCGACGAGGAGGCGCGGCGCGCGCTCGAGGAGTTCGTCGCGGCGCCGGGCGCGCCGGCGCGGAACCCGCGCGGCGCCTAG
- a CDS encoding c-type cytochrome translates to MTRPLRKRWVALGALASLGVAAWLLRPPSADDILASLDVPPAPVLSPDEALAAFRVAPGFRVELVAAEPLVVDPVAMDWDDEGRLYVVEMRGFMPDIDGAGEERPSGRVVVLEDEDGDGRMDRSDVFLDGLVLPRAVAVLPQGVLVGAPPDLWLCRDAVAATPRDRHCDDRVRLGDYATSGPNPEHLENGLLPAIDGWIYNAKSRRRFRFGAAGFEVGATAFRGQFGIAQDDEGRLFYDHNSAFLYADAIPAEYPLRQPATAGRLAKPGVGVDLAPGAEVFGVRVAPGLNRAYTDGSLRADGRQRGPTGVSGIAIQRGDQYGPEHVGDAFVPEAAGAVVAQFRVERDDGREAAVGLRAMHVLHPDPQWGEREWLASTDERFRPVDAKVGPDGAIWVVDMYRGVIQHAYYVSDYLRAYALAHGLEAPGAQGRIWRVVREDRPIARRPPPLATRAQQLAALEHPNGWVRDRAQRRLAVDPSPDASAELRALDRFGPRARLHALWALAQRGALDATTWARALDDADPAVRRAALRAGEPQLATWGGDARARVLARLDDGDASVRLQALHTLGALPRDALPLAAMLDAARAGDALTVQAVVSGLGGREREALAHELEREALAHELGREALAHELEREALARELEREALEVEPPRATASPPDDGALALASELAAAAHLAAQAGDDAARDVAALLDLAARAPNDALRAAVIEGMADAQSREGSRRVELAAPHALFDDGAAARAPVRVRDAIARLRPHITWPGDPRPGGARALTAEEESLRERGAALFAASCASCHGENGAGLPGLAPSLVGSPWVRDADAWLVRIALHGLTGPVEIGGETWRSTMPGHARDPRFDDEGLAGVATFLRRAFGHADDPVSPATVAAVRAETRERSAPWTVDELLALPVAHRLDRYAGTWRVPIVGLEILVRREGAKLVVGRPGDAAAPLDEIGTGAFAAPEISIRFEADDAGAIVAARLDAQGRSVPLSRAE, encoded by the coding sequence ATGACCCGACCGCTACGCAAGCGCTGGGTCGCGCTCGGCGCGCTCGCCTCGTTAGGCGTCGCGGCCTGGCTCCTCCGCCCGCCCTCGGCCGACGACATCCTCGCGTCGCTCGACGTCCCGCCCGCACCCGTGCTCTCGCCCGACGAGGCGCTCGCCGCGTTCCGCGTCGCGCCGGGGTTCCGCGTCGAGCTCGTCGCGGCGGAGCCGCTCGTCGTCGACCCGGTCGCGATGGACTGGGACGACGAGGGGCGGCTCTACGTCGTCGAGATGCGCGGCTTCATGCCCGACATCGACGGCGCGGGCGAGGAGCGGCCGAGCGGACGCGTCGTCGTGCTCGAGGACGAGGACGGCGACGGCCGGATGGACCGCAGCGACGTGTTCCTCGACGGGCTCGTGCTGCCGCGCGCCGTCGCGGTCCTGCCGCAGGGCGTGCTCGTCGGCGCGCCCCCCGACCTGTGGCTGTGCCGCGACGCCGTCGCGGCGACGCCGCGCGACCGCCACTGCGACGACCGCGTTCGCCTCGGCGACTACGCGACGAGCGGGCCCAACCCGGAGCACCTCGAGAACGGGCTCCTGCCCGCGATCGACGGCTGGATCTACAACGCGAAGTCGCGCCGCCGCTTCCGCTTCGGCGCGGCCGGCTTCGAGGTCGGAGCGACCGCCTTCCGCGGGCAGTTCGGCATCGCGCAGGACGACGAGGGCCGCCTCTTCTACGACCACAACTCGGCCTTCCTCTACGCCGACGCGATTCCGGCCGAGTACCCGCTGCGCCAGCCGGCGACGGCCGGGCGCCTCGCGAAGCCGGGCGTCGGCGTCGACCTCGCGCCCGGCGCCGAAGTGTTCGGCGTGCGGGTCGCGCCCGGGCTCAACCGCGCCTACACGGACGGCTCGCTGCGCGCCGACGGGCGACAACGCGGGCCGACCGGCGTGAGCGGGATCGCCATCCAGCGCGGCGACCAGTACGGCCCCGAGCACGTCGGCGACGCGTTCGTCCCGGAGGCCGCGGGCGCCGTCGTCGCGCAGTTCCGGGTCGAGCGCGACGACGGGCGCGAAGCGGCGGTCGGCCTCCGCGCGATGCACGTCCTGCATCCCGATCCGCAGTGGGGCGAGCGCGAATGGCTCGCTTCGACCGATGAACGCTTCCGGCCCGTCGACGCGAAGGTCGGGCCCGACGGCGCGATCTGGGTCGTCGACATGTACCGCGGCGTCATCCAGCACGCGTACTACGTGTCGGACTACCTGCGCGCCTACGCGCTCGCGCACGGGCTCGAGGCGCCGGGCGCGCAGGGCCGCATCTGGCGCGTCGTGCGCGAAGATCGCCCGATCGCTCGCCGACCGCCGCCGCTCGCGACGCGCGCGCAGCAGCTCGCGGCACTCGAGCACCCGAACGGCTGGGTGCGCGACCGCGCGCAGCGACGCCTCGCGGTCGACCCGTCTCCCGACGCGAGCGCAGAGCTCCGCGCGCTCGATCGCTTCGGCCCGCGCGCGCGCCTGCACGCGCTGTGGGCGCTCGCGCAGCGCGGCGCACTCGACGCCACCACGTGGGCGCGCGCGCTCGACGATGCCGACCCCGCCGTGCGACGCGCCGCGCTGCGCGCCGGCGAGCCGCAGCTCGCGACGTGGGGAGGCGACGCGCGCGCGCGGGTGCTCGCGCGGCTCGACGACGGCGACGCGAGCGTGCGGCTGCAGGCGCTGCACACGCTCGGCGCGCTCCCGCGCGACGCCCTCCCGCTCGCCGCGATGCTCGACGCCGCGCGCGCGGGCGACGCACTCACCGTCCAGGCCGTCGTGTCGGGCCTCGGCGGACGCGAGCGCGAAGCGCTCGCCCACGAGCTCGAGCGCGAAGCGCTCGCTCACGAGCTCGGTCGCGAAGCGCTCGCCCACGAGCTCGAGCGCGAAGCGCTCGCCCGCGAGCTCGAGCGCGAAGCGCTCGAGGTCGAGCCCCCGCGCGCAACCGCCTCGCCGCCCGACGATGGCGCGCTCGCGCTCGCGTCCGAGCTCGCCGCCGCCGCGCACCTCGCCGCGCAGGCCGGCGACGACGCCGCGCGCGACGTCGCCGCGCTCCTCGATCTCGCGGCGCGCGCGCCGAACGACGCGCTGCGCGCGGCGGTGATCGAGGGCATGGCCGACGCACAGTCGCGCGAGGGGAGCCGGCGCGTCGAGCTCGCCGCTCCGCACGCGCTCTTCGACGACGGAGCCGCCGCGCGCGCGCCCGTGCGCGTGCGCGACGCGATCGCGCGCCTGCGCCCGCACATCACGTGGCCCGGCGACCCGCGCCCGGGCGGCGCGCGCGCGCTCACTGCCGAGGAGGAGTCGCTGCGCGAGCGCGGCGCCGCGCTCTTCGCGGCGTCGTGCGCCTCCTGCCACGGCGAGAACGGCGCGGGCCTGCCGGGCCTCGCCCCTTCGCTCGTCGGCTCGCCGTGGGTGCGCGATGCCGACGCCTGGCTCGTGCGCATCGCGCTCCACGGGCTCACCGGCCCGGTCGAGATCGGCGGCGAGACGTGGCGCTCGACGATGCCCGGGCACGCGCGCGACCCGCGCTTCGACGACGAGGGGCTCGCGGGCGTGGCGACGTTCCTGCGCCGCGCGTTCGGCCACGCGGACGACCCCGTGTCGCCGGCGACCGTCGCGGCCGTGCGCGCCGAGACGCGCGAGCGCAGCGCACCCTGGACCGTGGACGAGCTGCTCGCGCTTCCCGTCGCGCACCGGCTCGATCGTTATGCGGGGACGTGGCGCGTCCCGATCGTCGGCCTCGAGATCCTCGTGCGCCGCGAGGGCGCGAAGCTCGTCGTCGGGCGCCCCGGCGACGCGGCCGCGCCGCTCGACGAGATCGGCACCGGGGCCTTCGCCGCGCCCGAGATCTCGATCCGCTTCGAGGCCGACGACGCCGGGGCGATCGTCGCCGCGAGGCTCGACGCGCAGGGGCGCTCGGTGCCGCTCTCGAGGGCCGAGTAG
- a CDS encoding glutathione S-transferase, whose protein sequence is MKLYDSMGPNPKLVRMFAAEKGFAFSDTVKVDLAGGENRREPYLSKNPSGQLPCVELDDGAFVAETIAICELIEELQPEPALVGSTPQERAETRQWVRRVEWKVVQPMGDGFRFAEGLPIFKDRIRTLPEAAAGLKQIGQDGLAWFDAQLAQRETIVPGRFTLADVVLFAFLEFGGMVGQPIPDSCANLKRWFEKVKARPSAAA, encoded by the coding sequence GTGAAGCTCTACGACTCGATGGGCCCGAACCCGAAGCTCGTCCGCATGTTCGCCGCCGAGAAGGGGTTCGCCTTCTCGGACACCGTGAAGGTCGACCTGGCCGGCGGCGAGAACCGCCGCGAGCCCTACCTCTCGAAGAATCCTTCCGGCCAGCTGCCGTGCGTCGAGCTCGACGACGGCGCGTTCGTCGCCGAGACGATCGCGATCTGCGAGCTGATCGAGGAGCTGCAGCCCGAGCCGGCGCTCGTCGGCAGCACGCCGCAGGAGCGCGCCGAGACGCGCCAGTGGGTGCGCCGCGTCGAGTGGAAGGTCGTGCAGCCGATGGGCGACGGCTTCCGCTTCGCAGAGGGGCTCCCGATCTTCAAGGACCGCATCCGCACGCTGCCCGAGGCGGCGGCCGGCCTCAAGCAGATCGGCCAGGACGGGCTCGCCTGGTTCGATGCGCAGCTCGCCCAGCGCGAGACGATCGTGCCCGGGCGCTTCACGCTCGCCGACGTCGTGCTCTTCGCGTTCCTCGAGTTCGGCGGCATGGTCGGTCAGCCGATCCCCGATTCCTGCGCGAACCTGAAGCGCTGGTTCGAGAAGGTGAAGGCGCGGCCGAGCGCGGCGGCCTAG
- a CDS encoding LLM class F420-dependent oxidoreductase — protein MRIGLQIPSFTTPGGPASLRRRLADVARRADLGGVASLWVMDHFFQIEFVGPPEQEMLEGYTALAYLAGATERATLGTLVTGVTYRHPGVLAKTVSTLDVLSGGRAVLGIGAAWFEREHAGLGVPFPPLAERFERLEETIRIALQMWSGRVEPFEGRHYRLAETLCVPAPLSTPRPRILVGGMGERKTLRLVARYADACNLFDYAGTDAIRAKLDVLRRHCDDVGRPYDEIERTSLSTLRLAPGADGARDAVAKLRALADAGIQHAIVSLPNLWDEDADALGVLVREVVPAAAGLGAP, from the coding sequence ATGCGCATCGGCCTCCAGATCCCGAGCTTCACGACACCGGGCGGCCCCGCGTCGCTGCGTCGTCGCCTCGCCGACGTCGCGCGCCGCGCCGACCTGGGCGGCGTCGCGAGCCTCTGGGTGATGGATCACTTCTTCCAGATCGAGTTCGTGGGCCCGCCCGAGCAGGAGATGCTCGAGGGCTACACGGCGCTCGCCTATCTCGCGGGCGCCACCGAGCGCGCGACGCTCGGCACGCTCGTCACCGGCGTGACCTACCGGCACCCCGGCGTGCTCGCCAAGACGGTGAGCACGCTCGATGTGCTGTCGGGCGGGCGCGCGGTGCTCGGCATCGGCGCCGCGTGGTTCGAGCGCGAGCACGCGGGCCTCGGCGTTCCGTTCCCGCCGCTCGCCGAGCGCTTCGAGCGGCTCGAGGAGACGATCCGGATCGCGCTCCAGATGTGGAGCGGCCGCGTTGAGCCCTTCGAAGGCCGCCACTACCGGCTCGCCGAGACGCTGTGCGTGCCGGCGCCGCTGTCGACGCCGCGGCCGCGCATCCTCGTCGGCGGCATGGGCGAGCGCAAGACGCTCCGCCTCGTCGCGCGCTACGCGGACGCCTGCAACCTGTTCGACTACGCCGGCACCGACGCGATCCGCGCGAAGCTCGACGTGCTGCGGCGCCACTGCGACGACGTCGGCCGGCCGTACGACGAGATCGAGCGCACGAGCCTCTCGACGCTGCGGCTCGCACCGGGGGCGGACGGCGCGCGCGACGCCGTCGCGAAGCTGCGCGCGCTCGCCGACGCGGGCATCCAGCACGCGATCGTGAGCCTGCCGAACCTGTGGGACGAGGACGCCGACGCGCTCGGCGTGCTGGTGCGCGAGGTGGTGCCCGCGGCGGCCGGGCTCGGGGCGCCGTAG
- a CDS encoding methyl-accepting chemotaxis protein: MHRLRTDLRLRLTATFVAVGVVPLLVVGAMSYRGARDALIARTGEFLQAQAEDALDKVERNLFERYGDVQAFAHNPLALGSRADITRLANFFTRSYEIYDLMVVVDRDGRIVGANDVDHTGAPADTASLVGRDVSGEPWFRAIAAGEVGPGASWVGPPARDPIVTRLREPSTVSLVYGAPVYDDDGQVVRMWINWASRERILGSILAATRASLASKGLTTVETQIVTADGSLLDDPDPARVMSEANLVSAGLGSVRRALGGESGYAIEGHEVEHVDHVVGFSAAKGDRAWVALVRQDAREAYAALVPVRNAIAGACAIAVAVVVAVGAWLAGRIVNPVRAAAEAIERIARGRLDADLAVTSEDEIGRLGEALNRAAAGMRTAVGTSTVDWAGVGRDREAKAVRERQVAELTTYLARLAKGEIPAAVDVDVLPELADMKRSVEAVVTSLATVNGIAARIGGGDLTVEIAPRSGDDALMQAMEKMVQQLGSTIGHLKVAIVEVAENTAVVASTSQGLSGNATDSAASVQEITASMEEIGQKTRANADSASTAMQLATSARSAAENGDEQMRAMVGAMVEIDQASTQISRIIKVIDEIAFQTNLLALNAAVEAARAGTHGKGFAVVAEEVRSLAERSATAAKETTELIESAGGKVAQGRAIAEKTASSLTEIVDAVTRASELVAEIATSSSEQAEGVSQVNSGLARVDQATQQNTASAEELAGVAEMLAERTTTVRRDLERFRTRDA, translated from the coding sequence GTGCACCGCCTTCGCACCGACCTCCGGCTCCGGCTGACGGCCACCTTCGTGGCGGTCGGTGTCGTTCCCCTGCTCGTCGTCGGCGCGATGAGCTACCGCGGCGCACGCGATGCGCTGATCGCGCGCACCGGCGAGTTCCTCCAGGCCCAGGCCGAGGACGCGCTCGACAAGGTCGAGCGCAACCTGTTCGAGCGCTACGGGGACGTCCAGGCGTTCGCGCACAATCCGCTCGCGCTCGGCAGCCGCGCCGACATCACGCGCCTCGCGAACTTCTTCACGCGCAGCTACGAGATCTACGACCTGATGGTCGTCGTCGATCGCGACGGACGGATCGTCGGCGCGAACGACGTCGACCACACGGGCGCGCCGGCCGACACCGCGTCGCTCGTCGGCCGCGACGTGAGCGGCGAGCCGTGGTTCCGCGCGATCGCCGCGGGCGAGGTCGGACCGGGCGCGAGCTGGGTCGGGCCCCCGGCGCGCGACCCGATCGTCACGCGCCTCCGCGAGCCGTCGACGGTGTCGCTCGTGTACGGCGCCCCCGTCTACGACGACGACGGCCAGGTCGTTCGCATGTGGATCAACTGGGCCTCCCGCGAGCGGATCCTCGGATCGATCCTCGCGGCGACGCGCGCCAGCCTCGCGAGCAAGGGCCTCACCACCGTCGAGACGCAGATCGTGACCGCCGACGGCTCGCTCCTCGACGACCCGGACCCGGCGCGCGTGATGAGCGAGGCCAACCTCGTCTCCGCCGGCCTCGGGTCGGTGCGACGCGCGCTCGGTGGCGAGTCCGGCTACGCGATCGAGGGCCACGAGGTCGAGCACGTCGACCACGTCGTCGGCTTCTCCGCCGCGAAGGGCGACCGCGCCTGGGTGGCGCTCGTGAGGCAGGACGCGCGCGAGGCCTACGCCGCACTCGTGCCGGTCCGCAACGCGATCGCCGGTGCGTGCGCCATCGCCGTCGCCGTGGTCGTCGCGGTGGGCGCGTGGCTCGCGGGGCGCATCGTGAACCCCGTGCGCGCGGCCGCCGAGGCCATCGAGCGGATCGCGCGCGGCCGGCTCGACGCGGACCTCGCGGTCACGAGCGAGGACGAGATCGGGCGACTCGGCGAGGCGCTCAACCGCGCCGCCGCGGGCATGCGGACGGCGGTGGGGACGAGCACCGTCGACTGGGCCGGCGTGGGTCGCGATCGCGAAGCGAAGGCCGTGCGCGAACGACAGGTGGCCGAGCTCACGACCTACCTCGCACGCCTCGCGAAGGGCGAGATTCCCGCGGCCGTGGACGTCGACGTGCTCCCCGAGCTCGCGGACATGAAGCGGAGCGTCGAGGCGGTCGTCACCTCGCTCGCGACCGTGAACGGCATCGCGGCGCGCATCGGCGGCGGCGACCTGACGGTCGAGATCGCGCCGCGCTCGGGCGACGACGCGCTGATGCAGGCGATGGAGAAGATGGTGCAGCAGCTCGGCTCGACGATCGGCCACCTCAAGGTCGCGATCGTCGAGGTCGCCGAGAACACCGCCGTCGTCGCGTCGACGAGCCAGGGGCTCTCGGGCAACGCGACGGACTCCGCGGCCTCCGTCCAGGAGATCACGGCGAGCATGGAGGAGATCGGGCAGAAGACGCGCGCCAACGCGGACAGTGCGTCGACGGCCATGCAGCTCGCCACCTCCGCGCGCTCGGCCGCCGAGAACGGGGACGAGCAGATGCGCGCGATGGTCGGCGCGATGGTCGAGATCGACCAGGCGAGCACGCAGATCTCGAGAATCATCAAGGTGATCGACGAGATCGCGTTCCAGACGAACCTGCTCGCCCTGAATGCGGCCGTGGAAGCGGCGCGCGCAGGAACGCACGGCAAGGGCTTCGCGGTCGTCGCGGAGGAGGTGCGGAGCCTCGCGGAGCGCAGCGCGACCGCGGCGAAGGAGACGACCGAGCTCATCGAGAGCGCGGGCGGCAAGGTCGCGCAGGGCCGCGCGATCGCAGAGAAGACCGCGTCGTCGCTGACCGAGATCGTGGACGCCGTGACGCGCGCTTCCGAGCTCGTCGCGGAGATCGCGACGTCGAGCAGCGAGCAGGCGGAGGGCGTCTCCCAGGTCAACTCGGGCCTCGCCCGCGTCGACCAGGCCACGCAGCAGAACACGGCGAGCGCCGAGGAGCTCGCGGGCGTCGCCGAGATGCTCGCCGAGCGCACGACGACCGTCCGCCGCGACCTGGAGCGGTTCCGCACGCGCGACGCCTAG
- a CDS encoding carboxymuconolactone decarboxylase family protein codes for MQRDAAQREATQREATQRDAAHGRAALELHAPRAGAALDALAAAAWRATRDAGVADLFDLASRVVASQHGAPPLARPAGLGTSPWHGVDAARWRELAALDDGARPALAFAEQLAFDVASLGAAERGALFASLGAAAGDFAQACYVADFAPRVRAALDALFGPSPAADGDARAADAPALTEAFDLWIRVVPQLREVDAVTTELVRLLGARRHRCRICQSLRSRAALVAGADDAMFDAVDRYAQSDLSPAHKAALAFAEAMISTPFAVDASRARALREQLPPAACVELVLDVARNATNKVAVALGGDAPRVESGYEVYDVGPDGELLYGLEAP; via the coding sequence ATGCAACGGGACGCCGCGCAACGCGAAGCCACGCAACGCGAAGCCACGCAACGCGACGCCGCGCACGGACGCGCGGCCCTCGAGCTCCACGCACCGCGCGCGGGCGCGGCGCTCGACGCGCTCGCGGCGGCCGCCTGGCGCGCGACGCGCGACGCCGGCGTCGCCGACCTCTTCGACCTCGCGTCGCGCGTCGTCGCGAGCCAGCACGGCGCACCGCCGCTCGCCCGCCCCGCCGGGCTCGGCACGAGCCCGTGGCACGGCGTCGACGCCGCGCGCTGGCGCGAGCTCGCCGCCCTCGACGACGGCGCGCGCCCCGCGCTCGCGTTCGCCGAGCAGCTCGCGTTCGACGTGGCGAGCCTCGGCGCCGCCGAGCGCGGCGCGCTCTTCGCCTCGCTCGGCGCCGCGGCCGGCGACTTCGCGCAGGCCTGCTACGTCGCCGACTTCGCGCCTCGCGTGCGCGCCGCGCTCGACGCGCTCTTCGGCCCCTCGCCCGCGGCGGACGGCGACGCGCGCGCCGCGGACGCACCGGCGCTCACCGAGGCCTTCGACCTGTGGATCCGCGTCGTGCCGCAGCTGCGCGAGGTGGACGCGGTGACGACCGAGCTCGTGCGCCTCCTCGGCGCGCGCCGCCACCGCTGCCGCATCTGCCAGTCGTTGCGCAGCCGCGCAGCACTCGTCGCCGGCGCGGACGACGCGATGTTCGACGCGGTCGACCGCTACGCGCAGAGCGACCTCTCGCCCGCGCACAAGGCCGCACTCGCGTTCGCCGAGGCGATGATCTCCACGCCGTTCGCCGTCGACGCGAGCCGCGCGCGCGCGCTGCGCGAGCAGCTTCCGCCCGCCGCCTGCGTCGAGCTCGTGCTCGACGTCGCGCGCAACGCGACCAACAAGGTCGCGGTCGCGCTCGGCGGCGACGCGCCGCGCGTCGAGAGCGGCTACGAGGTCTACGACGTCGGCCCCGACGGCGAGCTCCTCTACGGGCTCGAGGCCCCGTAG